In Trifolium pratense cultivar HEN17-A07 linkage group LG7, ARS_RC_1.1, whole genome shotgun sequence, a genomic segment contains:
- the LOC123896707 gene encoding uncharacterized protein LOC123896707 — MSNPEKSSPMKHDDAHSPTAEDASTVIVKAVPISTVPPTDSTKKKKKSSKKDKPLKVKTNPSSSPASTKESTHKGKKSKSETSRAFTMSELHVNPITPNVATPVVDSAEENVEAPGKTSEILDHEHTIVDETLGTENVTMSKKLGKNDFTPSVTVDETIGAPTKTNVVVAEKSHKDTIPETNVESSVPTDGATKTTVVPDAATSLAHKAGEPILEQVMNPTVETTQTGTGIVSYSESDESEKSQSDKEADRTLSDDPDIVINDEIVAGDKSITTNPEASVARRTRSRAGKGLTTVSTPVQTPDPAKSVKDTGKNRLFGPPKDKSKVAPSTEEKKKSLKRKAPPSDASDDDYGTEVAASGSTSRKSIGRRKVPLSVPYAPLDNVSFHLENGSSRWKFVYHRRLALERNLKEDILKCKSVNEALEYAESPEYRQVFVRGKCVKFSPSIVNQYLQRSADDAAELEVTDNTICKTLTGGVLKVWGKNAKVAATQLTPMYAILNRIAAHNWVPTTHSSDVSRSLGKFIYAVGTKFPFDYGSYIFYETLTHAVSFAVEKPIAFPTLLCNIILEQHPDILTAADVTCVRPGKLVIEQRLIAETDAAAGVGPSVPKKTAKLSRRQMIADLTETSRALAARKLKIDRVIESLKAEEVAASGKGEHSKQMEDEEADSDPDTDESVDHSGSSSD; from the exons ATGTCTAATCCAGAAAAATCCTCACCAATGAAGCACGATGACGCTCATTCTCCTACTGCCGAAGATGCGTCAACTGTGATTGTGAAAGCTGTCCCAATTTCAACTGTTCCTCCTACTGATTCAacgaaaaagaagaagaaatcgtCAAAGAAGGACAAGCCTCTGAAAGTGAAAACAAATCCTTCGTCTTCTCCTGCTTCCACAAAAGAATCGACGCATAAAGGAAAGAAATCAAAATCTGAAACGAGCAGAGCCTTCACCATGTCAGAATTGCATGTTAATCCAATTACTCCAAATGTTGCTACGCCTGTCGTTGATTCTGCTGAAGAGAATGTTGAAGCACCTGGTAAGACTTCTGAAATTCTAGATCACGAACACACTATTGTTGATGAAACCCTAGGAACAGAGAATGTGACTATGTCtaaaaaattggggaaaaatgATTTTACTCCCTCTGTTACTGTTGATGAAACCATTGGTGCTCCCACTAAGACCAATGTTGTTGTTGCTGAAAAGTCTCACAAGGACACCATTCCAGAGACGAATGTTGAGTCAAGTGTGCCCACAGATGGGGCCACTAAGACAACTGTTGTGCCAGATGCtgccacatctttggcacataaGGCTGGAGAACCAATTCTTGAGCAAGTCATGAATCCCACTGTTGAAACTACTCAAACTGGTACTGGTATTGTATcttattctgagtctgatgaaagtGAGAAGTCTCAGTCTGATAAAGAGGCTGATAGGACACTTTCTGATGATCCTGATATTGTTATTAATGATGAAATTGTTGCTGGTGACAAGTCTATCACCACTAATCCTGAGGCTAGTGTAGCCAGAAGaactagaagtagggctggcAAGGGGTTGACAACTGTCAGCACACCTGTCCAGACTCCTGACCCTGCTAAGTCTGTAAAGGATACAGGAAAGAATAGACTGTTTGGACCTCCAAAAGATAAGAGTAAGGTTGCTCCTAGCACtgaggagaagaagaaaagccTGAAAAGGAAAGCTCCTCCCTCTGATGCTTCTGATGATGATTATGGAACAGaagttgctgcatctggcagcacatctagaaaAAGTATTGGAAGAAGAAAAGTTCCACTGTCTGTACCTTATGCTCCTTTGGACAATGTATCCTTTCATCTGGAAAATGGTTCCTCTAGATGGAAATTTGTGTACCACAGGAGGTTGGCTCTTGAAAGAAATCTCAAGGAGGACATCCTCAAATGCAAATCTGTTAATGAAGCCTTGGAGTATGCAG AAAGCCCTGAATACAGGCAAGTTTTTGTTCGTGGGAAGTGTGTCAAATTCTCACCATCTATTGTGAATCAATACCTGCAAAGGAGTGCTGATGATGCTGCTGAGCTTGAAGTCACAGATAATACTATCTGTAAGACTCTCACAGGTGGTGTGTTGAAGGTATGGGGCAAGAATGCCAAAGTGGCTGCTACACAGCTTACTCCAATGTATGCCATCCTAAACAGAATTGCTGCACACAATTGGGTACCTACTACTCACTCTAGTGATGTGTCCAGAAGTTTAGGGAAATTCATTTATGCTGTGGGTACTAAATTTCCATTTGACTATGGCTCCTACATCTTCTATGAAACTCTCACTCATGCTGTGTCTTTTGCTGTTGAGAAGCCTATTGCTTTTCCCACTCTACTGTGCAACATTATTTTGGAGCAGCACCCTGATATCCTTACAGCTGCTGATGTTACCTGTGTGAGGCCAGGGAAGCTGGTCATTGAGCAGCGGCTGATTGCAGAGACAgatgctgcagcaggtgttggcccATCTGTCCCAAAGAAGACTGCTAAACTCTCCAGGAGGCAGATGATAGCTGATCTGACTGAGACCAGTAGAGCACTTGCAGCCAGAAAATTGAAGATTGATCGTGTGATTGAGTCACTCAAGGCTGAAGAGGTTGCTGCATCTGGTAAGGGTGAGCATAGCAAACAGATGGAGGATGAGGAAGCTGATTCTGATCCTGATACTGATGAGTCGGTGGACCACTCTGGTAGTTCTTCTgattaa